Proteins from a single region of Manis javanica isolate MJ-LG chromosome 5, MJ_LKY, whole genome shotgun sequence:
- the CYTL1 gene encoding cytokine-like protein 1: MALAGPHRKWRLGGPPLSSCLKQGPASQREAVRGLCTMTPRLLPLLLLLARPPAVQPVPPTCYSRMLTLSREITRDFQSLQATAPAEQCVRYLPRLYLDIHNYCVLAKLRDFVASPQCWKVAQVDALKDKVRKLYTIMNSFCRRDLVFLSDDCNALEYPTPVTTVLPDRQS; encoded by the exons ATGGCCTTGGCTGGGCCCCACAGGAAATGGAGGCTTGGAGGACCACCCCTAAGCAGCTGCTTAAAGCAGGGCCCAGCCAGCCAGCGGGAGGCAGTGCGTGGCCTGTGCACCATGACAccccggctgctgcccctgcTGCTGCTGTTGGCCAGGCCCCCCGCCGTGCAGCCCGTCCCCCCAACCTGCTACTCCAGGATGCTGACCCTGAGCCGGGAGATCACCAGGGACTTCCAGAGCCTGCAGGCCACAGCGCCCGCG GAGCAGTGTGTCAGATACCTGCCCCGGCTGTACCTGGATATACAT AATTACTGTGTGCTGGCCAAGCTGCGGGACTTTGTGGCATCACCCCAGTGTTGGAAGGTGGCCCAGGTAGATGCCTTGAAGGACAAAGTGAGGAAACTGTACACCATCATGAACTCATTCTGCAGAAGA GATTTGGTGTTCCTGTCAGATGACTGCAATGCCTTGGAATACCCAACCCCAGTGACCACAGTCCTGCCGGATCGTCAGAGCTAG